One Lycium barbarum isolate Lr01 chromosome 5, ASM1917538v2, whole genome shotgun sequence genomic window carries:
- the LOC132639603 gene encoding uncharacterized protein LOC132639603, whose product MRHHELEFAVGDKVFLKVSPMKGVMQLGTKGKISPHFIDAYEIVRRIGKVAYELKLPSGMAMVHPVFHISILRFYKPDPSHIWTHEEIEVNEGFSYEEEPVQILDRQMHVKKTDTEQHRYMKQVCQHIPANISAAVQWHMKNERYWWNRYKNMFYLRQR is encoded by the exons ATGAGGCATCACGAGCTAGAGTTTGCTGTTGGTGAtaaggtattcttgaaagtgtctccaatgaagggagtaatgcagTTAGGTACGAAGGGTAAGATTAGTCCTCATTTTATTGACGCTTATGAAATTGTGAGAAGAATTGGAAAGGTGGCTTACGAGTTGAAATTACCATCTGGGATGGCTATGGTGCATCCTGTGTTTCACATCTCGATATTGAGGTTTTATAAACCTGATCCTTCTCATATCTGGACTCATGAAGAGATTGAAGTCAACGAGGGAttttcttatgaagaagaacctgtGCAAATCTTAGATCGACag ATGCATGTGAAGAAGACCGACACAGAGCAACACAGATATATGAAACAGGTCTGTCAGCATATTCCAGCCAATATCTCAGCAGCAGTTCAATGGCATAtgaagaatgaaagatattgGTGGAACAGGTACAagaacatgttctatctcagacaACGCTAA